A single genomic interval of Flavobacteriales bacterium harbors:
- a CDS encoding T9SS type A sorting domain-containing protein codes for MNSANTLFPAGSKVPTMAVAMVLCSITSTAQAQNLVPNSGFEVADSCSEAGFGVDGPLHWHSANGTPDHLQGCLPYGSAFGLPMNFITFQYPFEGSSCAGMLTYHQNGSSEYREWIMAPLLEPLVVGQTYYCSFRANAAFGGNAQYPQIWLANDKVGMLFSMQDRPWVWGDPYPVPPDHAHVLYPQILADTVGWTLVSGSFVADSAYQYVMIGQFFSNALTDTLQFSPEGIPWYWLPRAYTLVDAVCVSASPDGCDLGQGVGEAQAAGPALFPNPAQDHLVVGQRAGAEAQVLDFVGRLLWQGRVTSDRWVLEVGSWARGTYVLRMAHRSRVETHKFVLAE; via the coding sequence ATGAACTCCGCCAACACACTGTTCCCCGCGGGTAGCAAGGTGCCGACCATGGCCGTGGCAATGGTGCTGTGCTCCATCACCTCCACCGCGCAGGCCCAGAACCTGGTGCCCAACTCGGGGTTCGAAGTGGCGGACTCCTGCTCGGAAGCTGGCTTTGGAGTGGATGGCCCGCTCCATTGGCATAGCGCCAATGGAACCCCTGATCATTTGCAGGGCTGCTTGCCGTATGGTAGTGCCTTCGGCTTGCCCATGAATTTCATCACCTTCCAGTACCCTTTCGAGGGCTCCTCGTGCGCAGGCATGCTCACCTACCATCAGAATGGTTCATCCGAGTATCGCGAATGGATCATGGCTCCTTTGCTGGAACCCTTGGTGGTGGGGCAGACCTACTACTGCAGCTTCCGGGCAAATGCGGCCTTCGGCGGCAATGCCCAGTATCCGCAGATCTGGTTGGCCAACGACAAGGTGGGCATGCTCTTTAGCATGCAGGACCGCCCGTGGGTTTGGGGTGATCCCTACCCGGTGCCGCCCGACCATGCGCACGTTCTGTATCCGCAGATCCTCGCGGATACGGTGGGTTGGACCTTGGTGAGCGGCAGCTTCGTGGCCGACAGTGCCTACCAGTACGTGATGATCGGGCAGTTCTTCAGCAATGCCTTGACGGATACGCTGCAGTTTTCTCCAGAGGGCATTCCTTGGTACTGGTTGCCCCGGGCATACACTCTGGTGGATGCAGTCTGTGTCTCAGCCAGCCCGGATGGTTGCGATCTAGGACAAGGGGTGGGTGAGGCGCAGGCCGCAGGCCCGGCATTGTTCCCTAATCCTGCGCAAGACCACCTGGTCGTGGGCCAACGGGCGGGGGCTGAAGCACAGGTGTTGGATTTTGTGGGTCGGTTGCTTTGGCAGGGCCGGGTCACCAGCGATCGCTGGGTGCTGGAGGTGGGGTCTTGGGCGCGAGGTACCTACGTGCTGCGCATGGCGCATCGCAGCCGGGTGGAAACGCACAAGTTCGTATTGGCCGAATAG
- a CDS encoding tail fiber domain-containing protein: MLLSQDVTLQTINGYPNLDLTGFLGVGDFANSPGVYRFPAARVHAENNSTLELGYRPMIGEGFLATRGESLFYGGLLDGLNSGIIWSRATGSLGPTAPFRFIYTGDNGASTIANSDIGLEIARLQPALSLNEGYFGAGDWTTIALLPDERVDLADRTIRLRNFMDPLPNYLTTSYENAALTRAVMVDPDDGRLYWKDISGLVGDCEWQMNTTAPNHVYTAVGAVDPDCPDRFESVGVGVDLSTSTAQAKLEVYTQDIGIGAHIENEAADNDVRGVQVEVANGTSSNRGLSVEVTADGNAINYGIRADVAGPTVRSRGVSAQTNGASYTAYAGEFLADDEAEFTTGVIGWARGGGLRIGSDGRALGSKATYQIGVQGLALPELGCEVMAPLLNAEYIGVSGIACREDDDPTIVGVYGRTMDDGGGTWAGYFDGHVNITGLAFCTLMQWGSDADLKTDVQDITGAMGLIDQLRPTTYLFDTVAHPALDLPGGLQRGFIAQEVEQVLPDLVRETTYLGRSDSLGNTVVADESVKTVNYIGFIPLLVAAMQEQQATISTLQDQLATVQQDLATCCAAHGSTDQRSMSPGAGAGEALRTDLFIVPNPVADHTQLRYTVATPGRTRLEVSDAGGKRLEVLEEAVREAGAYTHDWTTTDLAPGTYHVTLYLNDSFVVKKAVKVAR; encoded by the coding sequence ATGCTTCTCTCGCAGGATGTGACCCTTCAGACGATCAACGGATATCCCAACTTGGACCTGACCGGGTTCCTGGGGGTCGGCGACTTCGCCAACAGCCCCGGAGTTTACCGCTTCCCAGCCGCTCGTGTGCATGCCGAGAACAACTCCACCCTGGAGCTTGGCTATCGGCCCATGATCGGCGAGGGCTTTCTGGCCACGCGCGGTGAGTCTTTGTTCTACGGCGGCCTGCTCGATGGCCTGAACAGTGGGATCATCTGGTCGCGCGCCACGGGCTCCCTTGGTCCGACGGCTCCTTTCCGATTCATCTACACCGGAGATAATGGCGCCAGCACGATCGCCAACAGTGACATCGGCCTTGAGATCGCCCGGTTGCAACCCGCCCTGTCCTTGAACGAGGGCTACTTCGGAGCAGGGGATTGGACCACCATCGCCCTGCTGCCGGATGAACGGGTGGACCTGGCCGATCGCACCATTCGGTTGCGCAACTTCATGGACCCGCTGCCCAACTACCTGACCACCTCCTACGAGAATGCGGCACTGACCCGCGCGGTGATGGTTGACCCGGACGATGGCCGGCTTTACTGGAAGGACATCTCGGGTCTGGTGGGCGACTGCGAATGGCAGATGAACACCACCGCGCCGAACCATGTGTACACAGCGGTGGGTGCAGTGGATCCGGACTGTCCCGATCGGTTCGAGAGCGTCGGCGTCGGCGTGGATCTTTCCACCAGCACCGCACAGGCCAAGCTGGAGGTATACACGCAGGACATCGGCATCGGCGCTCACATCGAGAACGAGGCTGCGGACAATGATGTGCGTGGCGTGCAGGTGGAGGTGGCCAATGGAACCAGCTCCAACCGTGGGTTGAGCGTGGAAGTGACAGCTGACGGGAACGCCATCAACTACGGCATCCGCGCCGATGTCGCAGGCCCGACCGTGCGCTCACGGGGCGTGAGCGCGCAGACCAACGGAGCGAGCTACACGGCCTATGCAGGTGAGTTCCTCGCGGATGATGAAGCAGAGTTCACCACAGGGGTGATCGGGTGGGCTCGCGGTGGTGGTTTACGGATCGGCTCTGATGGACGGGCGCTGGGGAGCAAGGCCACCTACCAGATCGGTGTGCAAGGTCTGGCACTTCCCGAGCTGGGCTGTGAGGTCATGGCGCCCTTGCTGAACGCCGAGTATATCGGTGTAAGCGGCATTGCATGCAGGGAGGATGACGATCCCACAATTGTTGGGGTTTATGGCCGTACCATGGACGATGGGGGTGGCACTTGGGCCGGGTATTTCGACGGACATGTGAACATCACCGGCCTGGCCTTCTGCACGTTGATGCAGTGGGGCTCTGATGCCGACCTGAAGACCGATGTGCAGGACATCACCGGTGCGATGGGCTTGATCGATCAACTGCGTCCGACCACCTATCTGTTCGACACAGTGGCCCATCCTGCGTTGGATCTTCCGGGTGGGCTTCAAAGGGGGTTCATCGCCCAGGAGGTGGAGCAAGTGCTGCCCGATCTGGTGCGAGAGACCACCTATCTGGGCCGATCGGACTCGCTCGGGAACACTGTCGTGGCTGATGAGTCCGTGAAGACGGTGAACTACATCGGGTTCATTCCGCTGCTCGTGGCCGCCATGCAGGAGCAGCAGGCCACCATCAGCACCTTGCAGGACCAGCTAGCTACAGTTCAACAGGACCTCGCCACCTGCTGTGCGGCCCACGGAAGCACGGATCAGCGCTCCATGAGCCCCGGAGCAGGTGCGGGAGAGGCCCTGCGCACCGACCTGTTCATCGTACCCAACCCGGTGGCGGACCACACGCAGCTGCGGTACACGGTGGCCACGCCGGGCCGCACGCGGCTGGAGGTGAGCGATGCCGGCGGCAAGCGGCTGGAGGTGCTGGAGGAGGCCGTGCGGGAGGCCGGTGCCTACACCCACGACTGGACCACCACGGATCTCGCGCCCGGCACCTACCACGTCACGCTGTACCTCAACGACAGCTTCGTGGTGAAGAAGGCGGTGAAGGTGGCTCGATAG
- a CDS encoding DUF1801 domain-containing protein, whose product MPTSHPVPSTARIQGWFEGLPAPWREQALRLRDLLLEASPQMAETWKYGIPFYEHRRWMCYLSLQKKGLVLGFVEGVHLGDPEGLFAPTDHAQIRHYLPPPAPAPLPEGALRRLIQQAVDLNERLVHEKLGKARRKRRSRGGR is encoded by the coding sequence ATGCCCACCTCCCACCCCGTGCCATCCACAGCCCGCATCCAGGGTTGGTTCGAGGGGCTGCCCGCTCCGTGGCGCGAACAGGCCCTGCGCCTGCGCGACCTGCTGCTGGAGGCCTCTCCCCAGATGGCGGAGACCTGGAAGTACGGCATCCCCTTCTATGAACACCGGCGCTGGATGTGCTACCTGAGCCTGCAGAAAAAAGGCCTCGTGCTCGGCTTCGTGGAGGGTGTGCATCTGGGCGACCCCGAGGGCCTCTTCGCCCCCACGGACCACGCGCAGATCAGGCATTACCTGCCGCCGCCCGCCCCGGCCCCGCTGCCCGAGGGCGCCCTGCGCCGCCTGATCCAGCAGGCCGTCGACCTCAACGAGCGCTTGGTGCACGAGAAGCTGGGCAAGGCCCGCCGGAAGCGGCGCAGCCGGGGCGGGCGCTGA
- a CDS encoding BrxA/BrxB family bacilliredoxin: MYPPELVAPMKTDLTSVGFEELKTPDQVDKALAQPGTVLCVVNSVCGCAAGAARPGVKMSLRGAKRPGKLVTVFAGVDTDATMQARKHFLPYPPSSPSMALFKDGKLVHFLERHHIEGRTAEMIADNLQMAYEEFC, encoded by the coding sequence ATGTACCCTCCCGAACTCGTCGCCCCCATGAAGACCGACCTCACGAGCGTCGGCTTCGAGGAGCTCAAGACCCCCGATCAAGTGGACAAGGCGCTGGCCCAGCCCGGCACCGTGCTCTGCGTGGTGAACAGCGTGTGCGGCTGTGCCGCCGGTGCCGCACGCCCCGGCGTGAAGATGAGCCTGCGTGGCGCCAAGCGGCCCGGGAAGCTCGTCACCGTGTTCGCCGGTGTGGATACCGATGCCACCATGCAGGCGCGCAAGCACTTCCTGCCCTATCCGCCCAGCAGCCCCAGCATGGCGCTGTTCAAGGACGGCAAGCTGGTGCACTTTCTGGAGCGCCACCACATCGAGGGCCGCACCGCGGAGATGATCGCGGACAACCTGCAGATGGCCTACGAGGAGTTCTGCTGA
- a CDS encoding PKD domain-containing protein, which produces MTRTRLHTAITALLLAPILCAQGPSANPQLSAALPQWAQLMYAPDPDPGAVQAAYEAYYATHPFEKNTHTQFYKRWKRELGHALVPIDPAQRATYTQDLRRYLDASDALRAGRAANWSCIGPFDWDHGAAAKSYACGAAHVYTVEQSLANGNLLYAGTANAGVWKTTDKGLSWTNVTKSLMIGTVLSVELDHTTQNTAYFGAEGDLWKTTDGGANWTSIGDATFQAADHEIRDIVLHPTNAQVLFVCSSAGLYRSTNGGTSFTQVQTGIWQELEFKPGDPNTVYAIKRTGDRTEFWRSTNNGVSFTQVGTNWPLPAAPDEQGRTEIAVSAAAPNTVYALCTGVADGGSGLYGIYKSTDSGSTWTFQCCGSGPGGVPSPTNLNLMGWDDAGQDDGGQYYYDLALDVDPANANKLQVGAVNRWVSTDGGITFTCPAKWSHSDKVDYVHADIHDVRFYGTDLWVACDGGIFHSTDGGATFTRRMNGIAGTDFWGFGQGGWTGAQVMLGGTYHNGTLLKDNAVYLGGWVSTDGGDNYRGFVHPQYDRRALSDYGYKVLSGDRTVNNSNGPWTREPNASYIVGESSEVAWHPNLVNTAFVGEGNSLWRTDDNGSSFTQVHDFGAKVTSIEVAFSDPNTIYVCTYAGWWDVKKVWRSTDGGSNWTDITPSSAQLNGNTWVPYDIAVSGTDPQTLWLVRTSQYGNYPDLNGHVVYRSTNGGTAWTNITDANLNGEWPTNIAHQLGSNGGLYLGTRRAVYIRSDAAPAWALWNAGLPARTFSTRLLIHYREGKVRNGTDRSVWESALETPAPPLANFSANKRTVTCLAPAVQFWDNSALHGTNATWSWSFPGGSPATSTARAPIVSYTNPGSYDVTLTVMDGNGSSTRTIPGFITVPTGGAPTPVTANAEDQLVTPAGWTLENPDGVDTWTNQALAVGADGNATRAWRIDYYYYNAPGQQDRLVSPVLSLAGSAGTRLQFHHAYKPYGASYTDGLRVEVSTNCGQSWTTLYFEEALALGTTTTGSSPWAPTAANQWESHDIDLSAYDGQQVVLRFTGINDYGDRLYLDNIAILNGGLRLAVKLMLEGPYDANTGRMRDLLRTNGLIPATEPYTALGFTQAADGGGEALQPGVTSTSGDNAVVDWVLVELRNAVNPATIVATRAALVQRDGDVVAEDGVSPVALLAAPGSYQVAVRHRNHLGAMTATALPLGGTITAIDLTTSGTPTWGTDARKSVNGVQVLWTGNVKPDATLRYAGANNDRDPILVAVGGTVPTATLAGYRIEDTNLDGVVRYAGSANDRDMVLVNIGGAVPTATRAQQLP; this is translated from the coding sequence ATGACCCGCACACGCCTTCACACGGCCATCACCGCACTGCTCCTGGCGCCCATCCTCTGCGCCCAGGGTCCATCGGCGAATCCGCAGTTGAGCGCTGCCCTGCCCCAGTGGGCACAGCTGATGTACGCGCCCGATCCCGACCCCGGCGCGGTGCAGGCGGCCTACGAGGCTTATTACGCCACGCACCCCTTCGAAAAGAACACGCACACCCAGTTCTACAAGCGGTGGAAACGGGAGCTCGGGCACGCGCTGGTCCCCATCGATCCCGCACAACGCGCCACCTACACCCAGGACCTGCGCCGCTACCTGGATGCTTCGGACGCGTTGCGCGCCGGCCGTGCCGCGAACTGGAGCTGCATCGGGCCCTTTGACTGGGACCACGGCGCTGCCGCCAAGAGCTACGCCTGCGGGGCGGCACACGTGTACACCGTGGAGCAGAGCCTCGCCAACGGCAACCTGCTCTATGCGGGCACGGCCAACGCCGGCGTGTGGAAGACCACCGACAAGGGCCTCAGCTGGACCAACGTCACCAAAAGCCTCATGATCGGCACGGTGCTCAGCGTGGAGCTGGACCACACCACGCAGAACACCGCCTACTTCGGTGCCGAGGGCGACCTGTGGAAGACCACCGATGGCGGTGCCAACTGGACCTCCATCGGCGACGCCACCTTCCAGGCCGCGGACCACGAGATCCGCGACATCGTGCTGCACCCCACGAACGCCCAGGTGCTCTTCGTATGCAGCAGCGCCGGGCTCTATCGAAGCACCAACGGCGGCACCAGCTTCACCCAGGTGCAGACCGGCATCTGGCAGGAGCTGGAGTTCAAGCCCGGCGACCCGAACACGGTGTACGCCATCAAACGGACCGGCGACCGCACCGAGTTCTGGCGCAGCACGAACAACGGGGTAAGCTTCACCCAGGTGGGCACCAACTGGCCCCTGCCCGCAGCGCCCGATGAACAGGGGCGTACGGAGATCGCTGTCAGCGCCGCCGCACCGAACACCGTCTACGCCCTCTGCACCGGCGTGGCCGACGGCGGCAGCGGGCTCTATGGCATCTACAAAAGCACGGATAGCGGCAGCACATGGACCTTTCAGTGCTGTGGCTCAGGCCCGGGCGGTGTGCCCTCCCCCACCAACCTCAACCTCATGGGCTGGGACGACGCCGGACAGGACGACGGCGGCCAGTACTACTACGACCTCGCCCTCGATGTGGACCCGGCCAATGCCAACAAGCTGCAGGTGGGCGCCGTCAACCGCTGGGTGAGCACCGATGGAGGGATCACCTTCACCTGCCCGGCCAAGTGGAGCCACAGCGACAAGGTGGACTACGTGCACGCCGACATCCACGACGTCCGCTTCTACGGCACCGACCTGTGGGTGGCCTGCGATGGCGGCATCTTCCACAGCACCGATGGCGGCGCCACCTTCACCCGCCGCATGAACGGCATCGCCGGCACCGACTTCTGGGGCTTCGGCCAGGGCGGCTGGACCGGCGCGCAGGTGATGCTCGGCGGCACCTACCACAACGGCACCCTGCTGAAGGACAACGCGGTATACCTGGGCGGCTGGGTGAGCACCGATGGCGGGGACAACTACCGGGGCTTCGTGCATCCGCAGTACGACCGCCGCGCCCTGAGCGATTATGGCTACAAGGTGCTCAGCGGCGACCGCACTGTGAACAACAGCAACGGGCCTTGGACGCGTGAACCCAACGCCAGCTACATCGTGGGTGAGAGCAGCGAAGTGGCGTGGCATCCCAACCTGGTGAACACCGCCTTCGTGGGCGAGGGCAACAGCCTGTGGCGCACGGACGATAACGGCAGTTCGTTCACGCAGGTGCACGACTTCGGTGCGAAGGTGACCAGCATCGAGGTGGCCTTCAGCGACCCCAACACGATCTACGTGTGCACCTACGCGGGTTGGTGGGACGTGAAAAAGGTATGGCGCAGCACCGATGGCGGATCGAACTGGACGGACATCACGCCTTCGAGCGCCCAGTTGAACGGCAACACCTGGGTCCCGTACGACATCGCCGTGAGCGGCACCGACCCCCAGACCCTCTGGCTGGTGCGCACATCGCAGTACGGCAACTATCCCGACCTGAACGGCCACGTGGTGTACCGCTCCACGAACGGCGGCACGGCGTGGACGAACATCACGGACGCGAACCTGAACGGGGAGTGGCCCACGAACATCGCGCACCAGCTGGGGAGCAATGGCGGCCTCTACCTGGGAACACGCCGGGCCGTGTACATCCGCAGCGATGCAGCGCCGGCCTGGGCCCTGTGGAACGCGGGGCTTCCGGCCAGGACCTTCAGCACGCGTCTGCTCATCCACTACCGCGAAGGCAAGGTGCGCAACGGCACCGACCGCAGCGTGTGGGAGAGCGCACTGGAAACGCCGGCCCCGCCGCTTGCCAACTTCAGCGCCAACAAACGCACGGTGACCTGCCTGGCCCCCGCCGTGCAGTTCTGGGACAACAGCGCCCTCCATGGCACCAACGCCACCTGGAGCTGGAGCTTCCCCGGCGGATCGCCCGCCACCAGCACGGCGCGCGCTCCCATCGTGTCCTACACCAACCCGGGCAGCTACGACGTCACCCTTACCGTGATGGACGGGAACGGAAGCAGCACCCGCACCATCCCCGGCTTCATCACCGTACCCACCGGTGGTGCACCGACACCGGTCACGGCCAATGCCGAGGACCAGCTGGTGACGCCCGCCGGATGGACCTTGGAGAACCCCGACGGGGTTGATACCTGGACCAACCAGGCGCTCGCCGTAGGGGCCGACGGCAACGCTACACGGGCCTGGCGCATCGACTACTACTACTACAACGCCCCCGGCCAGCAGGACCGGCTGGTGAGCCCCGTGCTTTCGCTGGCCGGCAGTGCGGGCACCCGGCTGCAGTTCCACCACGCCTACAAGCCTTACGGGGCCAGCTACACCGACGGGCTTCGCGTGGAAGTGAGCACGAACTGTGGACAAAGCTGGACCACGCTGTACTTCGAGGAAGCCCTGGCGTTGGGCACCACCACCACGGGCAGCAGCCCCTGGGCACCCACGGCGGCCAACCAATGGGAATCGCACGACATCGACCTCAGCGCTTACGACGGCCAGCAGGTGGTGCTGCGCTTCACGGGGATCAACGACTACGGCGACCGCCTCTACCTGGACAACATCGCCATCCTCAACGGCGGCCTGCGCCTGGCCGTGAAGCTCATGCTCGAGGGCCCCTACGATGCGAACACGGGCCGCATGCGCGACCTGCTGCGCACCAACGGCCTCATCCCGGCCACGGAACCGTACACGGCACTGGGCTTCACCCAGGCCGCCGATGGTGGCGGAGAGGCCCTGCAGCCCGGGGTCACGAGCACCAGCGGGGACAACGCGGTGGTGGACTGGGTGCTGGTGGAACTGCGCAACGCCGTGAACCCGGCGACCATCGTGGCCACCCGGGCGGCCCTGGTGCAGCGCGATGGGGACGTCGTCGCCGAGGACGGCGTGTCACCGGTGGCCCTGCTCGCCGCGCCCGGCAGCTACCAGGTGGCCGTGCGACACCGCAACCACTTGGGCGCCATGACGGCCACGGCCCTTCCCCTCGGTGGCACCATCACGGCCATCGACCTCACCACCTCCGGCACACCCACCTGGGGCACCGACGCGCGCAAGTCCGTGAACGGAGTGCAGGTGCTGTGGACCGGCAACGTGAAGCCTGACGCGACCCTCCGCTACGCCGGCGCGAACAACGACCGCGACCCCATCCTGGTGGCCGTGGGTGGCACGGTGCCCACCGCCACGCTGGCCGGCTACCGAATCGAAGACACCAACCTGGACGGGGTGGTGAGGTACGCCGGCAGCGCCAACGACCGCGACATGGTGCTGGTGAACATCGGCGGTGCGGTGCCCACGGCCACGCGGGCGCAACAACTGCCGTAA
- the gdhA gene encoding NADP-specific glutamate dehydrogenase, with the protein MAKSNKAVDAFMAEVKKRNGNEPEFLQAVHEVAEMVIPFIEANPKYKGKMLLERMVEPERVIMFRVPWVDDKGQTQVNRGYRIEFNSAIGPYKGGLRFHPSVNLSILKFLGFEQTFKNSLTTLPMGGGKGGSDFDPKGKSDGEVMRFCQSFMTELWRHIGQFTDVPAGDIGVGGREIGFMYGQDKRLRNEFTGVFTGKGITWGGSLIRPEATGYGCVYFAEEMMKHNKTGFKGKTVAVSGSGNVAQYAIQKATQLGAKVVTASDSDGSIYDPAGINAEKLAFLMELKNVKRGRIEEYAKKFKGVTYKKGARVWDVVAKCDVALPCATQNELDGKNAKDLVKKGVKYVAEGANMPTTPEGIEVFHAAGVAFAPGKASNAGGVATSGLEMSQNSLRLSWTREEVDQRLHSIMKNIHAACVKHGKEGKGINYVKGANIAGFVKVADAMLDQGVV; encoded by the coding sequence ATGGCAAAGTCGAACAAGGCGGTGGACGCCTTCATGGCCGAGGTGAAGAAGCGCAACGGCAACGAGCCGGAGTTCCTCCAGGCGGTGCATGAGGTGGCCGAAATGGTGATCCCCTTCATCGAGGCCAACCCCAAGTACAAGGGCAAGATGCTCCTGGAGCGCATGGTGGAGCCCGAGCGCGTGATCATGTTCCGGGTACCCTGGGTGGACGACAAGGGCCAGACCCAGGTGAACCGCGGCTACCGCATCGAGTTCAACAGCGCCATCGGCCCCTACAAGGGCGGCCTGCGCTTCCACCCCAGCGTCAACCTCAGCATCCTGAAGTTCCTGGGCTTCGAGCAGACCTTCAAGAACAGCCTCACCACCCTGCCCATGGGCGGTGGCAAGGGCGGCAGCGACTTCGACCCCAAGGGCAAGAGCGACGGCGAGGTGATGCGCTTCTGCCAGAGCTTCATGACCGAGCTATGGCGCCACATCGGCCAGTTCACCGACGTGCCTGCCGGCGACATCGGCGTGGGCGGCCGTGAGATCGGCTTCATGTACGGCCAGGACAAGCGCCTGCGCAACGAGTTCACCGGCGTGTTCACCGGCAAGGGCATCACCTGGGGCGGTTCGCTGATCCGTCCCGAGGCCACCGGCTACGGCTGCGTGTACTTCGCCGAGGAGATGATGAAGCACAACAAGACCGGCTTCAAGGGCAAGACCGTGGCGGTGAGCGGCAGCGGCAACGTGGCCCAGTACGCCATCCAGAAGGCCACCCAGCTGGGCGCCAAGGTGGTGACCGCCAGCGACAGCGACGGCAGCATCTACGATCCCGCCGGCATCAACGCCGAGAAGCTCGCCTTCCTCATGGAGCTGAAGAACGTGAAGCGCGGCCGCATCGAGGAGTACGCCAAGAAGTTCAAGGGCGTCACCTACAAGAAGGGCGCGCGCGTGTGGGACGTGGTGGCCAAGTGCGACGTGGCCCTGCCCTGCGCCACGCAGAACGAGCTCGACGGCAAGAACGCGAAAGACCTGGTGAAGAAGGGCGTGAAATATGTGGCCGAAGGCGCCAACATGCCCACCACCCCGGAAGGCATCGAGGTGTTCCATGCCGCGGGTGTGGCCTTCGCCCCCGGCAAGGCCAGCAACGCCGGTGGCGTGGCCACCAGCGGCCTGGAAATGAGCCAGAACAGCCTGCGCCTGAGCTGGACCCGCGAGGAGGTGGACCAGCGCCTGCACAGCATCATGAAGAACATCCACGCCGCCTGCGTGAAGCACGGCAAGGAGGGCAAGGGCATTAACTACGTGAAGGGCGCCAACATCGCCGGCTTCGTGAAAGTGGCCGATGCGATGCTGGACCAGGGCGTGGTGTAA